Proteins encoded within one genomic window of bacterium:
- a CDS encoding Ig-like domain-containing protein, with amino-acid sequence MLKKLIILSSLIGIMMSLTMRVAEAEFRIISPNGGEEWAGGSPRDIKLVVTGGSPPYTLEASYSTDAGITYPYFIGTTTQTEDGTYTYNWTLPNINSKNVKIQVLGTDSATPTPETYSDVSDGTFTIDSSLPIILLTPYTPDPTKDNTPTYTGTATDTMTKMVDIEYKVDDGNWVDVDPFSQASTVTFTFTTGTLSDGPHTITVRAKDEAGNWGTSTSDTLLVDTTPPIVILNPYTPDPTNDNTPTYTGTATDATDIMVIEYKVDDGGWDFVGTNYGTRTVPFTFTIGPLSNGPHTISFRAQDYSGGNMGSATSDTLFVDISIPNVLLSSYTPDPTNDNTPTYTGTATDTMTKIVDIEYKVDNGNWVDVDPFSQASTVTFTFTTGTLSDGPHTITVRAQDEAGNWGTSTPDTLVVDTSPPIVILNPYTPDPTNDNTPPYTGTATDTMTKIVDIEYKVDSGDWTDVDPFITTSTVVFKFTPILSDGPHTITVRAKNELNNWGTSTSDILVVDVTSPTVILNPYAPDPTNDNTPTYRGSATDTTTKIVDIKYKVDDGNWVDVDPFSQASMVTFTFTIGPLSDRPHTITVRAQDEAENWSSFVSDILVVDTTPSNIILNPYTPNPTNDNTPTYTGTATDTMTKIKVIEYQVDGGTWKPVNLFSEALSVPFTFTTGPLSDGHHTITVRAKDEAGNWGTSTPDTLVVDTTPPNVVLAPYTPDPTNDNTPTYTGSATDATTKIMEIQYRIDSGDWVIGTIIPGLTVYFTFTTNALIDGPHTITVKARDEAGNGGTSTPDTLVVDTTPSNVVLAPYTPDPTNDNTPTYTGNVTDKTKIVDIEYKVDDGDWTNATFTPGLIVSFTFTTTALLDGPHTITVRAKDESGNWGTSTPDILVIDTTPPNVVLAPYTPDPTNDNTPTYTGSATDTLTKIVEIWYSVDNGDPSIVSITPGLTIYFTFTTYPLLDAPHTITVKAKDEAGNWRTSTPDILVVDTTPPNVVLAPYTPDPSNDNTPTYTGNATDKTKIVDIEYKIDDGDWTNATFTPGLIVSFTFTTTALLDGPHTITVRTKDEAGNWGTSTPDTLVVDTNPPIVVLNPYTPDPTNDNTPTYTGIATEATTKIKEIWYRVGTETWTGIAITEGVSVLFTFTTTALFDGTHTITVRAKDEAGNWGTSTPDTLVVDTNPPIVVLNPYTPDPTNDNTPTYTGIATEATTKIKEIWYRVGTETWTGIAITEGVSVSFTFTTTALLDGPHTITVRAKDEAENWGTSSPDTLNIDTKPPYIRQAIYKDKGSIGLNAGDEIEITFNELIKSESLSINDFKLNVQGDTFGTGAMTTKNEISTGTYTVTIILGNEPKLKVPGKYVGVTTPGSPSGINVKETSSINDIAGNMATTTTEQISDQDIIDKDSPKISRAIYVDKPNTAPGVSSGDELLIIFTEDITINGAVPEDFYLPVHGDTFGMEATITQTAKSEIKIILGTQTFLTIEGIYQKGFIGTGNPSGIDISKNIMPGHIIDLSGNDAVSLEEGNEKDIEFEDKVLPTIENLLPKNGEVVNNLPVISAWLRDVGAAYNSGINPDSITIFLNGNRVIDIKKLEFDEQKSQDKFEGNNLTVILKTPLSQGEYTLSMIVADKRDNWSATATTKFIVGQPEIVSQLINYPNPFTSGEGTYIRYVLGEPGRVTINIYDISWQLVTSIEIGDRDAGIQKEKWVGLSALNEKLPNGIYFCEIVVIERDSGAEHKKYSKMAVFNER; translated from the coding sequence ATGTTGAAAAAATTAATAATTTTAAGTAGTTTGATAGGAATAATGATGAGTTTAACTATGAGGGTAGCTGAGGCAGAGTTTAGAATTATCTCTCCAAATGGTGGAGAGGAATGGGCCGGTGGAAGCCCCAGGGATATAAAGTTAGTAGTAACAGGAGGCAGTCCTCCTTATACACTTGAAGCTTCATATTCTACTGATGCCGGGATAACATATCCCTACTTTATTGGCACTACAACACAAACAGAAGATGGAACTTATACCTACAATTGGACACTTCCAAATATTAATTCAAAAAATGTTAAAATCCAGGTTCTTGGAACCGATAGTGCTACACCTACTCCAGAGACATATTCTGATGTAAGTGACGGAACATTTACCATAGATAGTAGTTTACCAATTATATTACTGACCCCATATACCCCAGACCCAACAAAGGATAATACACCTACCTATACTGGTACTGCTACTGATACAATGACAAAGATGGTAGATATTGAATATAAAGTTGATGATGGTAACTGGGTCGATGTAGACCCATTTAGTCAAGCATCAACGGTAACATTTACATTTACAACAGGGACATTATCTGATGGACCTCATACCATTACAGTCAGGGCAAAGGACGAAGCAGGAAATTGGGGAACTTCTACTTCGGATACATTACTGGTTGATACGACTCCTCCCATTGTAATACTAAATCCTTATACCCCAGACCCAACTAATGATAATACACCTACCTATACTGGTACTGCTACTGACGCAACTGATATTATGGTGATCGAATATAAAGTTGACGACGGAGGGTGGGATTTTGTAGGCACAAACTATGGCACACGAACTGTTCCCTTTACATTCACAATAGGGCCATTATCTAATGGTCCCCATACTATTTCATTCAGAGCACAGGATTACTCGGGTGGTAACATGGGTTCAGCAACCTCTGATACTCTATTTGTTGATATCAGCATCCCGAATGTCTTATTAAGTTCTTACACCCCAGACCCAACAAATGATAATACACCTACTTATACTGGTACTGCTACTGATACAATGACAAAGATTGTAGATATTGAATATAAAGTTGATAATGGTAACTGGGTCGATGTAGACCCATTTAGTCAAGCATCAACGGTAACATTTACATTTACAACAGGGACATTATCTGATGGCCCTCATACCATTACAGTCAGGGCACAGGATGAAGCAGGAAATTGGGGAACTTCTACTCCGGATACATTGGTTGTTGATACAAGTCCTCCTATTGTAATACTGAATCCTTATACTCCAGACCCAACTAATGATAATACACCTCCTTATACGGGTACTGCTACTGATACAATGACAAAGATTGTAGATATTGAATATAAAGTTGATAGTGGAGACTGGACCGATGTAGACCCATTTATCACAACTTCAACGGTAGTATTTAAATTTACACCAATATTATCTGATGGACCTCATACCATTACAGTAAGAGCAAAGAATGAACTAAATAATTGGGGAACTTCTACCTCTGATATATTAGTAGTTGATGTTACCTCACCAACTGTTATATTAAATCCTTATGCCCCAGACCCAACAAATGATAATACACCTACTTATAGAGGTTCTGCTACTGATACAACTACAAAGATTGTAGATATTAAATATAAAGTTGATGATGGTAACTGGGTCGATGTAGACCCATTTAGTCAAGCCTCAATGGTAACATTTACATTTACCATAGGGCCATTATCTGATAGACCTCATACCATTACAGTCAGGGCACAGGATGAAGCTGAAAATTGGAGTTCTTTTGTTTCAGATATCTTAGTTGTAGATACAACTCCTTCTAATATAATATTAAATCCCTATACCCCGAATCCAACAAATGATAATACACCTACTTATACGGGTACTGCTACTGATACAATGACAAAGATTAAGGTTATTGAATATCAAGTTGATGGAGGAACATGGAAACCTGTAAATCTATTCTCTGAGGCCCTAAGTGTCCCCTTTACATTTACAACAGGGCCATTATCTGATGGACATCATACCATTACAGTCAGGGCAAAGGATGAAGCAGGAAATTGGGGGACTTCTACTCCGGATACATTGGTTGTTGATACAACTCCGCCTAATGTAGTCTTGGCTCCTTATACACCTGACCCAACTAATGATAATACACCTACTTATACTGGTTCTGCTACTGATGCAACTACAAAGATTATGGAAATTCAGTATAGGATTGATAGTGGAGACTGGGTTATTGGAACAATCATCCCAGGACTAACTGTATACTTTACATTTACTACAAATGCACTAATTGATGGACCACATACTATTACTGTAAAGGCAAGGGATGAGGCTGGGAATGGGGGTACTTCTACTCCGGATACATTGGTTGTTGATACAACTCCGTCTAATGTAGTCTTGGCTCCTTATACACCTGACCCAACTAATGATAATACACCTACTTATACTGGTAATGTTACGGATAAAACAAAAATTGTAGATATAGAATATAAAGTTGATGATGGAGACTGGACTAATGCTACATTTACACCGGGACTAATTGTATCATTTACATTTACTACTACTGCATTACTTGATGGACCACATACCATTACAGTCAGGGCAAAGGATGAATCTGGGAATTGGGGGACTTCTACTCCGGATATATTGGTTATTGATACAACTCCGCCTAATGTAGTCTTGGCTCCTTATACACCTGACCCAACTAATGATAATACACCTACTTATACGGGCTCTGCTACTGATACACTCACAAAGATTGTTGAAATTTGGTATAGTGTTGATAATGGAGACCCATCTATTGTATCAATCACCCCAGGATTAACTATATACTTTACATTTACTACATATCCATTACTTGATGCACCCCATACTATTACAGTAAAGGCAAAGGATGAGGCTGGGAATTGGAGGACTTCTACTCCGGATATATTGGTTGTTGATACAACTCCGCCTAATGTAGTCTTGGCTCCTTATACCCCTGACCCAAGTAATGATAATACACCTACTTATACTGGTAATGCTACGGATAAAACAAAAATTGTAGATATAGAATATAAAATTGATGATGGAGACTGGACTAATGCTACATTTACACCAGGACTAATTGTATCATTTACATTTACTACTACTGCATTACTTGATGGACCACATACCATTACAGTCAGGACAAAGGATGAGGCAGGAAATTGGGGCACTTCTACTCCTGATACATTAGTTGTTGATACAAATCCTCCTATTGTAGTCCTGAATCCTTATACTCCAGACCCCACTAATGATAATACCCCTACTTATACTGGTATTGCTACTGAGGCAACTACAAAGATTAAAGAGATTTGGTATAGAGTTGGTACAGAAACATGGACTGGAATAGCCATTACTGAAGGTGTAAGTGTACTATTTACATTTACTACTACTGCATTATTTGATGGAACACATACCATTACAGTCAGGGCAAAGGATGAAGCAGGAAATTGGGGCACTTCTACTCCTGATACATTAGTTGTTGATACAAATCCTCCTATTGTAGTCCTGAATCCTTATACTCCAGACCCCACTAATGATAATACCCCTACTTATACTGGTATTGCTACTGAGGCAACTACAAAGATTAAAGAGATTTGGTATAGAGTTGGTACAGAAACATGGACTGGGATAGCCATTACTGAAGGTGTAAGTGTATCATTTACATTTACTACTACTGCATTACTTGATGGACCCCATACTATTACAGTCAGGGCAAAGGATGAAGCTGAGAATTGGGGGACTTCTTCTCCGGATACCTTAAATATTGATACAAAACCACCATACATAAGACAAGCAATCTATAAAGATAAAGGTTCTATAGGACTAAATGCAGGTGATGAAATAGAGATAACCTTTAATGAGCTTATAAAGTCAGAAAGTCTATCAATTAATGATTTTAAATTAAATGTTCAAGGAGATACATTTGGGACAGGTGCTATGACAACTAAGAATGAAATATCCACAGGTACATATACTGTAACAATCATATTAGGGAATGAACCAAAGTTGAAGGTTCCTGGAAAATATGTTGGGGTAACTACACCAGGTTCACCTTCTGGTATAAATGTTAAAGAAACATCCTCAATAAATGATATAGCAGGGAATATGGCAACCACCACTACTGAACAAATTTCAGACCAGGATATTATAGATAAAGATTCACCTAAAATTTCCCGGGCAATTTATGTAGATAAACCAAACACCGCCCCTGGAGTAAGTAGTGGAGATGAATTACTTATAATATTTACAGAGGATATAACAATAAATGGAGCAGTGCCAGAAGACTTTTACTTACCTGTGCATGGAGATACATTTGGTATGGAAGCGACTATAACACAAACTGCCAAATCTGAGATAAAAATAATATTAGGAACACAAACATTCTTAACAATAGAAGGGATATATCAAAAAGGATTTATAGGCACAGGAAACCCATCAGGAATAGATATATCTAAGAATATAATGCCAGGACATATAATTGACCTATCAGGAAATGATGCGGTATCATTAGAAGAAGGGAACGAAAAAGATATAGAATTTGAAGATAAAGTTCTACCTACAATTGAAAATCTTCTACCCAAAAATGGCGAAGTTGTTAATAATCTTCCTGTAATTTCTGCCTGGCTGAGAGATGTTGGAGCTGCATATAACTCTGGAATAAATCCAGACTCTATTACGATTTTTCTCAATGGGAATAGAGTTATTGATATTAAAAAATTAGAGTTTGATGAGCAAAAATCACAGGATAAATTTGAAGGAAATAACCTGACAGTAATTTTAAAAACTCCCCTCTCTCAAGGAGAATATACTCTGAGTATGATTGTAGCAGACAAGAGAGATAATTGGTCTGCAACTGCCACAACTAAATTTATAGTTGGTCAACCAGAAATTGTCTCTCAACTTATTAATTATCCTAATCCATTTACCTCAGGCGAAGGAACTTATATTCGATATGTCCTTGGTGAACCAGGGAGAGTAACTATTAATATTTATGATATCTCATGGCAATTAGTAACTTCAATTGAAATTGGGGATAGAGATGCTGGAATACAGAAAGAAAAATGGGTTGGTTTATCTGCTTTGAATGAAAAACTACCGAATGGTATCTATTTCTGCGAGATAGTAGTGATTGAAAGAGATTCTGGAGCAGAACATAAAAAATATTCTAAAATGGCTGTCTTTAATGAAAGATAG